The proteins below come from a single Edaphobacter acidisoli genomic window:
- a CDS encoding superoxide dismutase, whose protein sequence is MAYELPPLPYDYAALEPHIDEATMKLHHDKHHQAYVNNLNGAVEKHPDLSKKSAEELLKSLDTVPEDVRATVRNNGGGHVNHSMFWQIMKPKGGGEPSGDIAQQIKADFGSFEDMKKLFNETTAKQFGSGWGWLIFTGGKLKIVTTPNQDNPISQGHYPILGNDVWEHAYYLKYQNKRPDYLAAWWNTVNWDEVNKRFATAKSHK, encoded by the coding sequence GTGGCATACGAACTTCCCCCTTTGCCCTACGACTACGCTGCCCTTGAACCTCACATCGACGAAGCAACCATGAAGCTCCACCACGACAAGCACCATCAGGCCTACGTCAACAACCTGAACGGCGCCGTCGAGAAACATCCGGATCTGAGCAAAAAATCAGCCGAAGAGCTGCTGAAATCCCTCGACACCGTCCCTGAAGACGTTCGCGCCACCGTCCGCAACAACGGCGGCGGCCACGTCAACCACTCCATGTTCTGGCAGATCATGAAGCCCAAGGGCGGCGGCGAGCCCTCCGGCGACATCGCCCAGCAGATCAAGGCCGACTTCGGCTCCTTCGAAGACATGAAAAAGCTCTTCAACGAGACCACGGCCAAACAGTTCGGCTCCGGCTGGGGCTGGCTCATCTTCACCGGCGGCAAGCTGAAGATCGTCACCACGCCCAACCAGGACAACCCCATCTCGCAGGGCCACTACCCCATCCTCGGCAACGACGTTTGGGAGCACGCCTACTACCTCAAGTACCAGAACAAGCGCCCCGACTACCTCGCCGCCTGGTGGAACACCGTCAACTGGGACGAGGTCAACAAGCGCTTCGCCACTGCAAAATCTCACAAGTAA
- a CDS encoding DUF6632 domain-containing protein, with protein sequence MVRERALKIVLALVGLLFVALSYPMATMMRQDPALAMMLSLYVTLGVFLLLAIRNPSAHRSLIAFTAWSSLAHAVVMGTQALRNMIERGELIGVGVLVIIGIALISLTPRPVARFSVNQLG encoded by the coding sequence ATGGTTCGGGAACGAGCGTTGAAGATAGTCCTGGCGCTGGTGGGACTACTTTTCGTGGCTTTGTCTTACCCGATGGCGACGATGATGCGACAGGATCCTGCGCTGGCTATGATGTTGAGTCTCTATGTCACGCTAGGGGTTTTTCTGTTGCTGGCAATCCGGAACCCATCGGCGCATCGCAGCCTGATTGCGTTCACGGCGTGGTCCAGTTTGGCGCACGCGGTGGTGATGGGCACTCAGGCGTTGCGCAACATGATTGAGCGTGGAGAACTGATCGGGGTGGGCGTTCTCGTGATTATCGGCATTGCCCTCATCTCACTTACACCACGGCCTGTCGCTCGTTTCAGTGTTAATCAGCTGGGTTGA
- the typA gene encoding translational GTPase TypA: MSNSTAVAVKPIFNIAIIAHVDHGKTTLVDAMLRQSGTFRTNEAVADRVMDSNDLERERGITILAKNTAIHYLDSKINIVDTPGHADFGGEVERALKMVDGVVLLVDASEGPLPQTRYVLSKALEAKLTPILVINKIDRPDARPQEVVNEVYDLFIDLDADESVLDFPIIYTNGKQGTATMDLAQPGTDLKPLFDLIVNTIPPAKGDPEGSLQILVTNLDYSDYLGRLAIARVFNGTLKTGQEVAVSKTDGKLETVKITKLFTFDGLKRIDTPETQLGDIVAIAGVSGITIGESFTNIENPSPLPLIKIDEPTIAIQFSVNNGPFAGREGQYVTSRNLKERLDKELLTNVSIRVEDTGSPDTFKVLGRGELQLSVLIEMMRREGFELMVSRPEIVTRRIDDQLMEPNEYLTVDIPETFVGTVIERLGPRKGEMVKMTNHGSGRVRMEFKIPSRGLIGLRSEMLTETRGTIIMNSIADGYVPYQGEIPQRPTGALIADRAGTTTIYALNGLQDRGVLFVPDGIDVYEGMIIGEHSRDNDLDVNCVREKKLTNMRASSADEALRLVPYKQLTLEQSIEFIADDELVEVTPKSLRLRKKVLQANRRPRKGQPE; this comes from the coding sequence GTGAGTAACTCGACCGCCGTTGCCGTTAAGCCTATCTTCAATATCGCCATTATTGCCCACGTCGACCATGGCAAGACCACGCTGGTGGATGCGATGCTGCGTCAGAGCGGGACGTTCCGCACGAACGAGGCGGTTGCCGATCGTGTGATGGACTCGAACGATCTGGAGCGCGAGCGCGGCATTACGATTCTGGCCAAGAACACGGCCATTCACTACCTCGATTCGAAGATCAATATTGTCGATACGCCGGGCCACGCGGACTTTGGCGGCGAGGTGGAGCGCGCGCTGAAGATGGTCGATGGTGTTGTGTTGCTGGTGGACGCGTCGGAAGGGCCGCTGCCGCAGACGCGCTATGTGCTCTCGAAGGCGTTGGAGGCGAAGCTGACGCCGATTCTGGTCATCAACAAGATTGACCGTCCGGACGCGCGGCCGCAGGAGGTGGTGAACGAGGTCTATGACCTGTTCATCGATCTTGATGCCGATGAGAGCGTGCTCGACTTCCCCATCATCTACACGAACGGTAAGCAGGGCACGGCGACGATGGACCTGGCGCAGCCGGGCACGGACCTGAAGCCGCTGTTTGACCTGATCGTAAACACGATTCCTCCGGCGAAGGGCGATCCTGAGGGCTCGCTTCAGATTCTTGTCACGAATCTTGATTACTCCGACTACCTCGGCCGGTTGGCCATTGCGCGTGTCTTCAACGGCACGCTCAAGACGGGGCAGGAGGTTGCCGTCTCGAAGACGGATGGGAAGCTGGAGACGGTCAAGATTACGAAGCTGTTTACGTTTGACGGCTTGAAGCGGATTGATACGCCGGAGACGCAGCTGGGCGATATCGTCGCCATTGCGGGCGTTTCGGGCATCACGATTGGCGAGTCGTTTACGAATATCGAAAACCCGTCGCCACTGCCGCTGATCAAGATTGATGAGCCGACGATTGCGATTCAGTTCTCGGTGAACAACGGGCCGTTTGCGGGGCGCGAGGGGCAGTATGTGACGAGCCGTAATCTGAAGGAGCGGCTGGATAAAGAGCTGCTGACGAACGTTTCGATTCGCGTGGAAGATACTGGTTCGCCCGATACGTTCAAGGTGCTGGGTCGTGGTGAGCTTCAGCTTTCGGTGCTGATTGAGATGATGCGGCGCGAGGGCTTTGAGCTGATGGTGTCGCGGCCCGAGATTGTGACGCGGCGGATTGACGACCAGTTGATGGAGCCGAATGAGTACCTGACAGTCGATATTCCGGAGACCTTTGTAGGCACGGTGATTGAGCGGCTGGGGCCGCGCAAGGGCGAGATGGTGAAGATGACCAATCATGGCTCGGGGCGCGTGCGGATGGAGTTCAAGATTCCTTCGCGCGGGCTGATTGGGCTGCGGTCGGAGATGCTGACGGAGACGCGCGGCACGATCATCATGAACTCGATTGCGGATGGGTATGTGCCGTATCAGGGTGAGATTCCGCAGCGGCCTACGGGCGCCCTGATTGCTGATCGCGCGGGCACGACCACGATTTACGCGCTGAATGGGCTGCAGGACCGCGGCGTGCTGTTTGTGCCGGATGGGATTGATGTCTACGAGGGCATGATTATCGGCGAGCACTCGCGCGATAACGACCTGGACGTGAACTGCGTGCGTGAGAAGAAGCTGACCAATATGCGCGCGAGCTCGGCTGATGAGGCTCTGCGGCTGGTTCCGTATAAGCAGTTGACGCTCGAGCAGTCGATTGAGTTCATTGCCGATGATGAGCTGGTCGAGGTGACGCCGAAGTCGCTGCGGTTGCGGAAGAAGGTGTTGCAGGCGAATCGCCGGCCTCGGAAGGGGCAGCCGGAGTAA
- a CDS encoding carboxylesterase/lipase family protein, with amino-acid sequence MDEALLTRRTLVRNAAIAAAAATIAPKRTWAQASPVATTTSGKVRGTVQDGVYVFKGIPYGADTAHRRFQPAEKPTPWTGVRDTVTFGPQSPQPIHHRIGRSTFSYLDEDSPVNSEDCLHLNIWTSALDDRKRPVMVYIHGGAYSSSSSNGPIYDGTRLVRRGDVVVVTMNHRLNLFGYLYLAQLGSPDLAQSGNIGQLDLVLMLQWVRDNIARFGGDPSRIMIFGQSGGGAKCATLMAMPAARGLFHRVITMSGQQLTARTPAHAAASAEAVLAQLGLTRATLNDIRDPRKVPMDRLVDAIHSGGYFGPVLDGQVLNRDPFSPDAPALSASVPMILGNTHDETRLLIGASDPRLFNLTWDELPTRLEHYRQFLGAYKTADIIADYRRWYPAYSASDVFFAVTTGFRSWHGMVIESDRRAAQHGPTWTYNFTWKSPADGGKWGAPHTIDIPFAFDNVEIAASMTGNTPEAQRLAAKVSETFITFARTGDPNNRAIPHWPRYNLDHRSTMLWDTTPHIEDDPRGNERKLIAQAPYTQPGT; translated from the coding sequence GTGGACGAAGCTCTCCTCACCCGCCGCACCCTCGTGCGCAACGCCGCCATCGCCGCCGCAGCCGCGACCATCGCGCCCAAACGCACCTGGGCGCAAGCCAGCCCCGTCGCCACCACCACCTCCGGCAAAGTCCGCGGCACAGTGCAAGACGGTGTCTACGTCTTCAAAGGCATCCCCTACGGCGCCGACACCGCCCACCGCCGCTTCCAGCCCGCCGAAAAGCCCACTCCCTGGACCGGCGTCCGCGACACCGTGACCTTCGGCCCGCAATCACCACAGCCCATCCACCACCGCATCGGCCGCTCCACCTTCAGCTATCTCGACGAAGACAGCCCCGTCAACAGCGAAGACTGCCTCCACCTCAACATCTGGACCTCCGCCCTCGACGACCGCAAGCGTCCCGTCATGGTCTACATCCACGGTGGCGCCTACTCCTCCAGCAGCAGCAACGGCCCCATCTACGACGGCACGCGCCTCGTCCGCCGCGGCGATGTAGTCGTCGTCACCATGAACCACCGTCTCAATCTCTTCGGCTACCTCTACCTGGCCCAACTCGGCTCACCAGACCTTGCCCAAAGCGGCAACATCGGCCAGCTCGACCTCGTCCTCATGCTCCAGTGGGTCCGCGACAACATCGCCCGCTTCGGCGGCGACCCCTCCCGCATCATGATCTTCGGCCAATCCGGCGGCGGAGCCAAATGCGCCACCCTCATGGCCATGCCCGCCGCGCGTGGACTCTTCCACCGCGTCATCACCATGAGCGGCCAGCAGCTCACCGCCCGCACTCCCGCCCACGCCGCCGCATCCGCCGAAGCCGTCCTCGCGCAACTCGGCCTCACCCGCGCCACACTCAACGACATCCGCGACCCACGCAAAGTCCCGATGGACCGCCTCGTCGACGCCATCCACTCCGGCGGCTATTTCGGCCCCGTACTCGACGGCCAGGTCCTCAACCGCGACCCATTCTCACCCGACGCGCCCGCGCTCTCCGCCAGCGTCCCGATGATCCTCGGCAACACGCACGACGAGACGCGCCTGCTCATCGGCGCATCCGACCCACGTCTCTTCAACCTCACCTGGGACGAGCTCCCCACGCGGCTCGAACACTATCGCCAATTCCTCGGCGCCTACAAAACCGCAGACATCATCGCCGACTACCGTCGCTGGTATCCCGCCTACTCCGCCAGCGACGTATTTTTCGCAGTTACGACAGGGTTCAGAAGCTGGCACGGCATGGTCATCGAAAGCGACCGCCGCGCCGCGCAGCACGGCCCAACATGGACGTATAACTTCACCTGGAAATCACCCGCCGACGGCGGCAAGTGGGGCGCGCCCCACACCATCGACATTCCCTTCGCCTTTGACAACGTCGAAATCGCCGCATCCATGACCGGTAACACGCCAGAAGCGCAACGCCTTGCCGCCAAAGTCAGCGAAACCTTCATCACCTTCGCCCGCACCGGCGACCCCAACAACCGCGCCATCCCACACTGGCCGCGCTACAACCTGGACCATCGCTCCACCATGCTCTGGGATACCACTCCACACATCGAAGACGACCCACGCGGCAACGAGCGCAAACTCATCGCACAAGCCCCCTACACCCAGCCCGGAACATAA
- a CDS encoding glycoside hydrolase family 15 protein codes for MSDQNPSYHWLDDDGPAFGSPGLEPRWTSSSKDAVVTAYAASSRVWFTLSHGILNEIYYPTIDRPQTRDMELLFSDGETFFHEEKRDLEYDFEYMDPAAPAVRVRATDTRGLYTVTKEFVADPHHPVVLMHVKLEGEDAVLSRLKCYALLAPHLNVGGWGNSARSVDMAGKRCLLAWKDGVSLAMGADCGFTASSCGYVGASDGYQDVAQHLKMDWHFGQALNGNIAVMGEIDIAQHPEFTIAIAFGEGPHAAVAQMKQSLASDFGEHRDRFIAQWQRAAPVDRLAAASTDKGRLARISHKLLLTHEDKTFSGAFIASASIPWGASKSDVDLGGYHLVWTRDMVQTATALLECGCTDEALHPGRASTALRALVYLACTQRPDGSFAQNFWIDGTPYWSGIQLDEVAFPIMLAWRLWKMDGLGKFDIVPFVERAASFLVRYAPITQQERWEEAAGYSPSTLAAVISGLICAADIMRARGSEEQAEFLESYADWIEAHLDEWTTTDEGVLHPQIKRHYMRIRPPAPGEPFHNNDIPVGSVQINNREPGEKSVFEAREIIDAGFLELVRYGIRRADDPLIVDSLKVVDYCLKSESPYGPCWRRYNHDGYGERKDGGPYEGWGQGRSWPLLAGERAHYELAAGRDVKPLITALEQFSSRGGMLPEQVWDTADMPQCGMFRGRPAGSAQPLVWAHSEYLKLLCSVTNRAVMDRISVVERRYAVPKDKRTFANHTEIFQLTRPVTSIPAGHTLRIVDAGRFRVVYSMDGWATTLSTDSHTVGNPGFVANIPIAAGQTGSLVFTLCWVDQNGERWLGRNIDVSIVPGITYRTASS; via the coding sequence ATGAGCGATCAGAACCCTTCCTACCACTGGCTTGATGATGATGGCCCTGCCTTTGGCTCTCCTGGACTGGAACCTCGTTGGACGTCGAGCAGCAAGGATGCGGTTGTGACCGCGTATGCTGCATCGAGCCGCGTCTGGTTCACGCTTTCGCACGGCATCCTGAACGAAATCTATTACCCGACGATCGACCGTCCGCAGACGCGCGATATGGAGCTGCTGTTCTCTGACGGCGAGACGTTTTTTCACGAAGAGAAGCGCGACCTTGAGTATGACTTCGAGTACATGGATCCTGCGGCTCCGGCAGTGCGCGTGAGGGCGACGGATACGCGCGGGCTGTATACGGTGACCAAGGAGTTCGTCGCGGACCCACATCACCCGGTGGTATTGATGCATGTGAAGCTTGAGGGCGAAGATGCGGTGCTTTCGCGGCTGAAGTGCTATGCGCTGCTGGCACCGCACCTGAATGTGGGCGGGTGGGGAAACTCGGCGCGGTCGGTGGACATGGCTGGGAAACGGTGCCTGCTGGCGTGGAAGGATGGGGTGTCGCTGGCGATGGGGGCGGATTGCGGGTTTACTGCCTCGTCGTGCGGATATGTGGGCGCGAGCGATGGCTACCAGGACGTGGCGCAGCATTTGAAGATGGATTGGCACTTCGGGCAGGCGCTGAATGGCAATATCGCCGTGATGGGCGAGATCGACATCGCGCAGCACCCGGAGTTTACGATTGCGATTGCGTTTGGCGAAGGACCCCATGCGGCGGTGGCGCAGATGAAGCAGAGCCTGGCGTCGGACTTTGGCGAGCACCGCGACCGGTTTATTGCACAGTGGCAGCGGGCGGCCCCGGTGGACAGGCTGGCGGCTGCTTCGACAGACAAAGGCAGGCTGGCGCGGATCAGCCACAAGCTGCTGCTGACGCATGAGGACAAGACATTTTCGGGCGCGTTTATCGCATCGGCTTCGATACCGTGGGGTGCGTCGAAGAGCGATGTGGATCTGGGCGGATATCACCTGGTGTGGACGCGCGATATGGTGCAGACGGCGACAGCGCTACTGGAGTGCGGATGCACGGACGAAGCGCTGCATCCGGGGCGCGCGAGCACGGCGCTGAGAGCGCTGGTGTATTTGGCTTGTACGCAGCGGCCGGATGGAAGCTTCGCGCAGAACTTCTGGATCGATGGCACACCATACTGGTCGGGGATTCAGCTGGATGAGGTCGCGTTTCCGATCATGCTGGCGTGGCGGCTGTGGAAGATGGATGGGCTGGGCAAGTTCGACATCGTTCCGTTTGTCGAAAGGGCCGCGTCGTTTCTGGTGCGGTATGCGCCGATTACGCAGCAGGAGCGGTGGGAGGAGGCCGCGGGATATTCGCCTTCGACGCTGGCGGCGGTGATCTCGGGGCTGATCTGCGCGGCGGACATTATGCGGGCGCGGGGTTCGGAGGAGCAGGCGGAGTTTCTGGAGTCATACGCCGATTGGATTGAAGCGCATCTGGATGAGTGGACGACGACCGACGAGGGCGTGCTGCATCCGCAGATTAAGCGGCACTACATGCGGATTCGTCCGCCGGCTCCGGGCGAGCCGTTTCATAACAACGATATTCCTGTGGGGTCGGTGCAGATTAATAATCGCGAGCCGGGGGAGAAGTCGGTGTTTGAGGCGCGGGAGATTATCGATGCCGGATTTCTGGAGCTGGTGCGGTATGGAATCAGGCGCGCAGACGATCCACTGATTGTGGACTCGCTGAAGGTGGTGGATTACTGCCTGAAGAGCGAAAGCCCGTATGGGCCATGCTGGCGACGTTATAACCACGATGGCTATGGGGAGAGGAAAGATGGCGGCCCGTATGAGGGTTGGGGACAGGGGCGTTCGTGGCCTCTGCTGGCGGGTGAGCGGGCGCATTATGAACTGGCCGCGGGTCGCGATGTGAAACCGCTGATTACGGCGCTCGAGCAGTTCAGCTCGCGTGGCGGCATGTTGCCGGAACAGGTGTGGGACACGGCGGACATGCCGCAGTGCGGGATGTTCCGGGGACGGCCGGCGGGGTCGGCGCAGCCGCTGGTGTGGGCGCACTCGGAGTATCTGAAGCTGCTGTGCTCGGTGACGAATCGCGCGGTGATGGACAGGATATCCGTGGTGGAGCGTCGCTACGCGGTGCCCAAAGACAAACGCACGTTTGCCAACCACACAGAGATATTTCAACTGACGCGGCCGGTTACGTCGATTCCGGCGGGCCACACGCTGCGTATCGTTGATGCGGGCAGGTTCCGGGTCGTTTATTCTATGGATGGCTGGGCCACGACGCTCAGCACCGACTCGCATACGGTCGGAAACCCTGGCTTCGTCGCCAACATCCCCATCGCTGCCGGACAGACAGGTTCGCTGGTGTTTACGCTTTGCTGGGTTGACCAGAATGGCGAACGCTGGCTGGGCAGAAATATTGACGTTTCCATTGTTCCTGGAATCACCTACAGAACTGCTTCCTCCTAA